One Aegilops tauschii subsp. strangulata cultivar AL8/78 chromosome 2, Aet v6.0, whole genome shotgun sequence genomic window, CCTGACCGAGCGCGAGACTGGGCCAGCCCAGCGTGCGGGAGACCACAGGCCACAACCTCATTTTTTCTGAGTTTCTTTCACATATTTTGCTTTCGATTTTTAGTTTCTTTATAAATTTTATTTATACTTCACAATACACTAAATACATAtattaaaaataattttacataaaatatttaaataaaggttaatcaagcatttgacaAATGTTAAATGTGCATAGAATAAAATTTTCTCATGTATCCAAAAATATACAATATGGATGAAAAAAGATGGTCACGTATTTAAAAAATATCAACCaagtattttaaaaatgttaattGACCATTTGAAAAaatatgtatagaaaaaatgtttctcatgtataCTTTTTTTGCATGGTAATATGTGTCTCATTCATATCATAAAGATTAAAGTACAAGTCACATAAAGACTGACATGACAAACTGAAAAGACAGCAGAATGTCtctgagcttgacaccaacgCCTGTCACCTGCCTCCGGCACCACCATAGCAGCCACCGAAAGAAAAAATGACGGATCACCTTCTCACCCGAACTCGTCGCGGCTCCATTGCTGATATGCAGCTTTTTTGCGGACCTCGAAGGTGGCTCGCCAAAGACGAAACCATTaccgttgaacgaatcagaccAGGGCAACACCCCGGACACTCTATCGAACTCCAAATCTGGCACCCCCACATGACTAAGACGTTGGAGGAGGAAGTTGTACCTGCCATCCATGAAACACGAGCCCAGCACACGTTCCGTCTTCCAGATGTCgtcgatgcagaccacaatctgcatccgctcctcGACTACCTCCCAAGTTCTGCGCCGACGTTGGAGCAAACGCCCTCGCAAACAGCGGAGCCCGAGGACACATGTCCACCACAAGAATGACGCCGCTGCCATGGCATCCGCGCTTGAACATACTGGTTCCCAGATCCTTCACCGACAATAGAGACGATTGCCTCGCTGGAGAAGAATCCGGAGCTTCTTTATTCAGCATCGCCGTTGCCGCCGCCGAAACCAAGACGTCGAACGATCCAAAACCATAAACTTCTTGGGCCCTAAAACCTAAAGCTAAAACAATCCACACGTGCGGGGTCCGGCGACCTCCCTCCCCACCGATGACCAAAAGGTCGCCGATGGAGGAGAGCCGCCGGAAGACGGCGCGGGAAGGAGTAGCTCTCCTGTGGCGGCGGCTAAGGTTTCACTACATGAGGAAACTTTCTGTTGTGCGTGTTGGAGTTGGAGTTGGACCAATTAACAACACGTAGAAAGGCCCGACCCAAATGTCATGTACACGAAAAATATacaacatgcatgaaaaaaatATTGTGTATTTTTCGTGTATTTATAAAATGATAAACGAGTATTAAAAATGTACCTGGTGTATATAGAAAATATAAAATGTACACTAAATAAAGGTAGACAGCAAAGAACACATATTTTGAAAAAGTTAATTctgaatttaaaaaatgttcaaaatgtatATAAATTTTTTCCTGATGTATAAAAAAATTATATTGTGTGCAAAAAAATGTTTATTTCCAATTAAAATACTCACCctgtatttaaaaaatattgacCATGAATTCAAAAGTGTTTTAAAACTAGTATTTAAGAAAAAATGTACAttgtgtatttgaaaaatgttcaacgTGTGTCAACAAAAATGCTTCACGTGGCAACGGTGTGTAGATTAAAAAATGTACATTATGCACCTGAAAAAGTAGACATGTGTTGAACAAAAAAGTAACCAATCGAAATCAACAAAGAAACCAATGAAagcggaaaaataaaaaatgcaaaAAAGGAAATGAAAACCAATGCAAAAGAATGGAAGCAGTGGAATtgaaaaaaagaaacaaaaacccAAAGTATaacaaaaaaaaaggaaaacctCAGAAAACCGGTGGGAAAAAACCGAAGTATAACAaagaaaaaaactgaaataaataaataaagaaaaccTGATCCAACCAACTAAGTGATCGCGAGCAAGCGAACATGACAACTGCATGCATATGGGTTGGTCCAGTACTATAGCACATAGAAGATTCCTTTGGGCGAAAGCTCCTTTCAACTCACTATAAGCGAGATATAGTTCTCGCGGATTCGGCATTTAACATAAGTGGTCACACTTATAATGAAATTTCAAAACACATCAATATGCAATATAGATAAATCTGAGAGCCAAGTGGTTAATTTTTTTGGATTAACTAGGACGATTTCAACCACCCACAATAGAGTAAGAAATAGCGTAATAACAATGATAATGTTGTAACTAAATGCACATGAATAATGTGTCAATCAGTGGATAGTGGCCAAATAATTCTTTTATGGCAAACAGACAAAGAAAAAATATGgaaaactggattctagcttcacCCCACGCCCGCGTAATCCCATGGACCGGCCCTATTTCTAGCCATGCAAACTAGCTTAGACGGTGAACATAAAAAATTATGTTCTCTTTTGAACGAGGTGGTACTTACATTTCCTATTTGATGCTCGGTGCTTCAAATAGTCGACGAAATGCACAAGAGTGGAGCGAAGGGAGGTGACTTGAGCCAACCCATTTATGTTTTTATAAATATTTGTGGTTTTGGGAACCCTCTCAAGGTTTAGGTTCAGCTTTTTCGTGTGTTTTTTACCTGTCttttaaaaaatcaaaaaattgtaAACTTGATTTTTGTTTGGAATTTTAAAAAATGTAAAAAATGCTTGAGTTTTTAAATAGAGTTCGGAATTTTGAAAAAATGCATTCCTTTTCTAAAACTATTCAATTTAAAAAACACATAATTTCAAGAAATGTGGTTGTTGAACATCTTGACTGGTGTATCTTGTTGATTTTGCGCATTTGGCAAGACCGGATGTTGTCGATGTCACTATTGTTTCTCCGGTAGCAATTGATTCCTGATAGCTACTACAAGTCTATTTCTCCATGCGAGCAAATTCATTACGGTGGAAATAATCAAATGTAAAATGCTAAATGAAGAGTTTTGGTCAACTCCAGCTATAAAAACTCGGAAGACGAAACCATCTTCCTGGCCAGCTGGCCCTCTCGGTGGTTGGGTTCTACTCGGCTAAGGACGGGTCTGCCGGCTCGGGTATGATTGTGAGGAGAGGTGATGGGAGCACGATCTGTGTTGCATACCGCCTCTTGTTCCATTGTAGCAATGCTCTTGAGGCTGAGGTGCATGCGCTTATGGAAGGGATCACACCGACTATCCAACACACCGATCTTCCGATAGTGGCACAATCGGATTCTTCAACGGTGTGACTACCCTATCTTCTGAAGAAATCAGAATCTTGCTAGTAGGTAGGGAGTTTGCTCCCCAGAAAACTACTCATGATCGAAATATAGTGGCAGATAGCCTAGCAAATCATGGTAGAATTGATTGTAGCACTGCTTGTTGGCTACACATAGATCCTTCGTGCATTGCTGATCTTTGGCTAGCTGATTGTAACTCTGAATTGATGGAATAAAACTCCCTTTTACCTCGCAAAAGCCAAAAGATCATGAGCCTTCTTTGTGTTGCATGTCAAAAGCCAAAAGCCAGCGTCCGGATCCTAGCCCAACTAGTGTGTCAAGTGTTCCTTTGGAGTTAATTTTTTCAGATATATATGGCATGCTCTGGTTTCTTTTGGAAGATATATAAGTGTTTTGTGAGTTCTCTTGATGATATAGCCAGTTTACCTTAATTTACCCGACTAAAATAATTTTGATGTTTCTTTGGAAATTTCAGTTTGTCCACACCCCCATGGAGGGTCTATTTGACCAGCAAATTCTAGCCATGCCAACTGACCGAGACAGTGAATATATATAAAAAATCATGTTCTCTTTTGAACGAGGTGGTTCTTCTAATGGCATTTCCTATTTAACAATCGGTGCATCAAACCGACGACTAAATGCATTGAAGTCAAGCGAAGTGAGGTGAGATGAGCCGATTCATTTAAGCTTTTATACATTGTACATATTTGCTAGTTTTGGGAACCCTTTGGCAGGTTCTGGCTTGGTTTTTTCGTGTTTTTCTTTACgtatatttttatattttattttaattatttaaAACAAAAATTCCAAATGTTTCAACTTTAAAAAATGTTTGAAAATTTAAATTTGGTTTGGAATTTTTAATGATGCTTAACAATATTTGAGTTTTAAAACAAAGTTCAAAATTTTCAGGAATTTTTCCTTTCTTAAAACTATTCAATTGAAAAAACATAGAATTTTGGATAACATTTGCATTATTAAAAAAACAATTGAAGGCATGTTTGCATTATTAAAAAGTTTTAAAGTTCTAAAAAATATTTGAAATTTCAAAAAAGGTGCAAAGTTCTAATAATAATtgcatttttttcaaaaattgttcacaaatatttttataaaatgtttgcATTCTCTCGAAAAAATTGTTCAGAAATATTTAAAAAATGATCACGTTTTTTCATAAAATGTTCTTGATTGTTTAAAAAACAAttgttttaaaaaatgtttgtttAACCTTTTTATGTTATTTGGGAAACTGGTGGAGAAACTAACTGAAAACCAAAATAAACTGCTGGAAAAAAAACACTATATTTCCCGCTTGCTACCGTTTCCCGCCGATGGGTCAGCCCGGTTAGAGGGCGCTTGTGTGAGTGAACAGCGAACTGACGCACACAACGTCCTACATAGGAGCACCCACTTTTAAGGGCATCTCTAACCAAACCCACGAAGTTTAACTCCCCTAACACCTCCTCACTCTAACTCCCCAAATTTGAGGAGTTAAAAAAAATGTGTAGCTAATCGAACCCTCAAACTTAGCTCCTCAAACGAATTAGATCCGACATGGAAGTCTCTCTCCCTATTcttgcttccttctttctccttcttcCTTCTAAAGTTCCAAGCAACCAAGGATGATTTCTGGGTGGTAGATAATGTGAGCTAGCTAGGGCATATGGTAGATGGCATGCAAAAGCAATTTGACAGAGGCTCATCGAGTTTCATTTCATTATTAACAGTTTAAAAACACTGCGGGTGTCCTTATTTAGTCTCCAGAAACATGAGTCATGTGGAGGTGTCCTGCGACAATATGGACGAAAACGTTTTCCTTCCTCTTGAATTGATCGAAGGAAACCAGTGACGCAACAACTAACTACTTCATAATTGACAGGCCAAGTCCTCAACTCGTCTACTTGCATGATTTTTGTGTATAAATCTGGGAACTGCGACCCGGCGATTGccatgacatgagccatgacgatagGCATTTCGTGGAAGATGGACTTGGTAAGTGTATTAATCTGCGAGTCACCTCCGATCTTGAGATATACGTAGTACTAAaattgagtcacttattttgagacgggGGAGTACCAAATTACCGGAGATTTGGAGTGTCACCCGAGATTTGCTCCGAACATGTAAGCTTGGCCAGGAAGCTTCCGCTGTGACCTGCGTTGGCCTCTGGTTTCTTCACTGCCACCTACATATAACGTGCCGTAGTGCAGTTCAGTCTCATCGGCCACTCAGCAGTCAGCACCACAGAACGGTGATGGGGACGGAGAAGCACGCGATGGATCCTGTGGCCGTCGTGGCGGTGCCGTTCCCGGCGCAGGGCCACCTAACCAGCTGCTGCACCTGTCGCTGCAGCTCGCGGTGCGAGGCCTGGACGTGCACTACGCCGCGCCCGCGCAGCACATCCGGCAGGCGCGCGCGCGCGTGCACGGCTGGGGCGACGAGGCGCTCCAGTCCATCCAGTTCCACGACCTCGGCATCTCCGGCTACGTCTCCCCGCCTCCGGACCCCGCCGCCGACTCGCCCTTCCCCTCCCACCTCATGCCCATGTTCAACGCCTACATCGCCGGCGCGCGCGCTCCGCTCGCGGCTCTCCTCGACACGCTCTCCGGCTCCTGCCGCCGCGTAGTCGTGGTGCACGACCGCATCAACGCCTTCGCCTCCGAGGAGGCGGCGCGGCTGCCCAACGGCGAGGCGTTCGGGCTGCACTGCCTGGCCTTGTCGATGCTTGTTGGAAGGATGGACGCCAGCCACCGGCTGCTGCGTGGGAACGGCCTGGTCTTCACCCCCGTCGAGCACTGTGCGACCAAGGAATTCCTGGAGTGCGCCAACCGGGCCAGGCCGTCGAAACAGATCTCGCCTGGCGCCGGCATCCTGGCTAACACATGCCGCGCTCTCGAGGGTGATTTCATCGACGCTGTCGCTGGGCACCTCGCCGCCGACGGCAAGAAGCTCTTCGCCGTCGGGCCGTTAAACCCGCTGCTCCACGCCAGCGCGTCGGAGCAGAGGAAGCAGCGGCACGAGTGCCTGAACTGGCTCGACAAGCAGCCCCCGGCGTCGGTGCTCTACGTGTCCTTCGGCACCACGTCGTCTCTGCGAGACGAGCAAATCGAGGAGCTCGCAGCAGCACTGCGCGGCAGCAGACAACGGTTCATCTGGGTGCTGCGCGACGCCGACCGCGGCGACATATTCACGGAGGCCGGCGAGAGCCGCCACGAGAAGATGCTGCCAGAGTTCACCAAGGACACCGAAGGGACGGGGCTGGTGATCACCGGGTGGGCACCGCAGCTGGAGATCCTAGCGCACAGCGCCACGGCGGCGTTCATGAGTCACTGCGGCTGGAACTCGACCATGGAGAGCCTGAGCCACGGCCAGCCGATTCTCGCCTGGCCCATGCACTGCGACCAGCCGTGGGACGCGGAGCTTGTCTGCAACTACCTCAAGGCCGGCATCCTCGTGCGTCCATGGGAGAAGCACAGTGAGGTGATCACGGCGAAGGCCATCCAGGAAGTAATCGAGGAGGCCATGCTCTCTGACAAAGGAATGGCAGTGCGGCAAGGGGCGAGGGTGATCGGGGACGCCGTCCGCGCTTCCATGGTGGACGGCGGTTCGTCGCGCAAGGACCTAGATGATTTCACTGCTTACATCACAAGGTGATCGACAAAATGCCATGATGCCGAATACCATGTGGGACGAGCCCTTTGATGCCGATTCAGTTCAGCCAGTGTATTTAAAGCTAGTTTTTTCACTGCAAAAACAACAGATTATGCATCCTTTGATAATTCATGTGTCAGACTTGGAGCTCAGAGATTTCAGTTTGCAATGGACTATGTACACACAGGACTtaaattttcttttattttcaccATAAGACGGTTTTTAAATAAAATGTGTATAAGAGATGAGCTACCCAAAAATACTGGATGGTCAACAACTAAATGTAAATGCCATAAACTAGCTATTAGAGCGTCTCGATTGTAAATAAATAAATGGAGCAAAAGACACTCCCCAAACCTTCTTCATATCTTCGGGCGCACTGTCCGCATACATTGCAGACAAAAAAAAACATGCCTTATATGTCTAGACAGTTCAGACTTTCCGAAACCCGTCTTCGTATGTAAAAGAAAGATGGGGGTTGTTTGTATATGCCCGTTGTGTCAGTTTTGGCCCATCATGTACCAATTTATCTCTATTTTTTCCCCGCCCTCTCTCTCTACCCAATCATATGCATGTGGCTAAACAATTTAAAATGGGAAACAAATCGTTGCCATCCATTGACAAGTCCACCGACATATAAGGGATAAAATTTGACACTTGCCCTTTTTTAGGCTCAACCCATCGTGTCAGACATGTCTGCGGACATATGAAAGTTGGAATTTAACATTTGCccttggagatgctcttatggcATCACATgggcacaagacactcattctgCCATCGATGTCCATCAATGCCATAGCACGAAAACAGTTGTTCCTATCGGCTCCCATGTTGCTTGCGTTTGGGCGGCTCGGGAGGCGACCAGATCAAGCCACCACAACACTTGATCTCCCCTTTCTCTTCCTTGCCGTCGTCGGATGACGCCACCGGGCAAAGGACGCGCTGCCAACGGTGTTGGCGGATATCTTCTCACGGCGGAGGGGCACTGGTGGGCGCGAGGCGTGGGTAGTTCATGCACGTGGCAGTGCATGTAGCAGGAGGCGACGTGATGGGGCGTCTCTGGAGGCTCGACGAGAGGCATGTGCCGGCGTCAATGGTAGTTGAAGAGGTCGAGGATTTTGGACCTGACCCGTCCAAATTCGATGCATCCAACACCGGTGCGGTTGCAAGATGATCTCTGATGTTGGTGTTGGTCTATGTGTGCTACATCTTCGATCTGCTTGTGGTTGTTCCCGGGGCCGACGACCTCCTGCCTTCATGGTCCTGATGGTGGTAGGATCCAGACTCATTCTCAAGAGGGAGTAGGGACTGTCGACAAATGTCGGGCTTAGAATGTGGTAGGAGCCAATGACGACGGCACATGCGAGCGCGCGTGATTGAGAAGATCAATATCACCATAGCAAGCGTGAACACCCATTGGAACGCCATATCCAACAAATTCATCCTCGTCTCGATTCTCCGTCTACCACCTCGATAGCAAAGGAAACTGAGAGGACATGTCGGGTAGATCCAAGTGCCCACCAAGGTCATTGATGTTGCAAAGAGCCCAATCCACCATGACACCACAAGCGGCCGACCTCCACCATGGATGGAAGCAACAGTAGGAGACCGACCGCTAGGCGGCTCGCCCACTCCAGTGACGAGCTCTCTAACAAAAAAAGGTAACCCCAAGGCCTTTACATCCCTATATCTACCATATTCACGACCAACCGAGATCCCCTCCCATCCCACTCCGGACAACAAAGTTGTCGAAGTAGAGGGAGTCAGGGAGAAGGAGGAGACTCTTAAGGGAAAGGGGAGGAGTAGAGAGAAAGGGGAGAATGAGAGCCCACTCAAATCAATCTTCCATACCATCTTCTTCTAGCGATCCACCCTTTTAGTCTGCTCAATCGCCCCTCGCTCGCGGGCTAGAGCCGCAGTCATGCCACCTTGTATTGATACAATGGCAGTCACTACCATTCCTCTAGTTACAGGCATGAGTCTCTCTCCTTTTTTTTGAGAAAAGCTTGTTAGGCCTTTATTTATTAGCTAAAATGTTCATAGGAATTACAATCGGGTCATGCGAAGAACCCAACCACAAATGCCTCCCTACAGGGAGAGAAACACAAAACCTAGCAAGCCTATGAGCCTCATAATTCGACTCTCGAGGTTCAAAAGAAAAATTACACAACGAAAAAAGCATAGATGGCTGTAAGATCTCTAATAATAGTACCATAGTGTCCTCCGACTCTTTGATGAATATGATGCACCACCTGCTTACAATCTGAAGAGATTTGAAGGCGACCCATTCCAAGATCATGCGCTAGGGACATCCCCTCTCTGCACGCAATCGCCCCAAGCGTCGTAGGGTCTATCATGCCATGAATGACCAGCAAAGATGAGCCCAAAAAAGTTCCATCACGAGCTCGACACACAACAGCTGCCGTACCCACGTTCTGATCTGTAGATACTCCGGCATCAACATTGATTTTTACTAATCCTTCCGCTGGTGGCATCCACATGAAATCTTGACGAGGTTACTGTGGGGTTGTCCTCAATTGTGGTTGTGACGCCCGATTCAATTGGTCTAGCTCAGCTAAGAAATTGAGAACAAACCTGTGTGTGTCATAGGGACTTTGGTGTATTCTTCATGGATCAATTGCCTCCGAGCGTACCATATTGCCCACAAAGTGACCGCGGCCCACCCTGAGATTTCattccggcctatatatacgtatcATAGAAGGAAAGAAATTGGCCCAACAACACTTTGCGGCTTGACCCAAAATAACCCACGCCAGACCAGACACCACGCACAGCCGTCTTCCCCGGCCCGACGCCCAGCCGCCGGCTGCCCCATCCCCGCCTCTCCCTGCGTCGTCGCCCTCCCCGGTCGCCGGCCGCCCAATCGCCTAGGAGGCTCCTCCGCACCTGCCTCTCGGTCGCGCCCTCGCGCCAGCTGCGCCACTGCCCCCGGCGGCGACCCTGCTACCCAAGTGTGCCCTGCCCCAGCCGCCTGGCACCCCTGCAAGCCGGCGGCAATCGCCCACCGCCCAGTCTGCACTGTGGCACTAGGCTCGGTCTGATTTGAGGTACCATTTCCCAATTCCCCAATTTTTGATTTAGGGTTTGCTTCATTGCTGGCTATTTGTTGTGTTGTGCACTGTCCAGTAAAATACATGAAAATGAACCGGTCAATTTCTGTTCAATTGTGTCATTGTGATTGATAGAAAGTAAACTCTTATTGCATAATTATTAAAGAATGAAGAGGACAGGTGATattgcaaaaaaacaaaaaaaacacatGCATATTTAGGGTAAAAATCACAAGCATGCTATGAAGATAGGGAAACGATATACTAGATGTGGTAAAAGAAAATTTAGGCGGACCACCATGATGTCAAATGCTAGCTCCACCACTGACTCCAACCCTGTATCTCCGCTGTAAATTTGACATATAGACTTGATCGGTGTCGCCACTGGATTTGCTCATGACCGCCTCCACAATTGTGTGCCCTTTGCATTGTAACCACCCCTTCCCCTTAATGTTTACGATCGGCCATAGCCCATAGGTTTCAAGTCAATTGCGGAAAGAAACAGTCACATGTCATCTAGATAGTAccccctctgtaaactaatataagaccGGTAATATTACCCAGCTGACGTTCGCTGGGAGAAGGGTGGCAAGCGAACGTCATTTGACGACAATTTTAGTTGAGAAGAAAAAACAAACGATGGTAGTTTTCAAACGAAAAACGCCTTCCCTGAAGAAACTGACATGGCATTCAGAAGAAACTGCCACTCCCTCAAAACTAAAAATGCCACCTAAAATGTTCGAATGTGTCATCCTTGCTGGCAAACGTTCGCCAGTTATGAGCGTCCGAGAGGATAGGTTTCTGCAATATTGCGAGCCCTAGCCTTCACGGGGCCAGCCGCCAGGTGCGCAAGGCGGCGACCTCGGACCTCCTGACCTCGTGGCAGCTCGTGCCAGGTGCTGGTCTCCGGCGTCAGGCAACACCGCAGTGGCGCAGGATTCCAGGGTGAAAGCAGCAAGCGCTTCCCTCCTCTTCGGCGTCTTCATCCCTGCCACTCTGCTCGTCCGCGATTACAAGGTGTGCCCCCTCCCGCCGGAAAAATCCCCCTAATCTGTGCTGGAAACGGCGGAGGTCTGATTGGTTGTCGCCCGCGTAGCTCCGGGTCCCGACTTTGTTGTACTTTTCCCTGATTGTTTGCTGGATCTGATTATATAGCGAGTGATGTTTCCCTGTAAAATGACGGTCAACCTTAGCTGTTAGGCATTCCCTTTTGTTAAATTACATGGTCTCCAGGTATTGTTTTCCCTCGTGGATGCTCAAAAATCTGAACTTGCATTGTTCTTACTCGTTTTAATATGTCAAGCCTATGTGGACGCAATATGTTTTTGCCTTCTGTAGTTAGCTTCCATGACAGCTGGTTATGTTAACTATGTGAGGGGCATCAGCAATCAGCAAGGTATTTGTAGTATGCAGAAGCACTCTCAGATAGTGAATTTTGCTTGCTGATGGCTGCGTTGTGCTGACTGCTTAGAACTGTGTTTGTCCCCAACTGATTTGTCATTTCTCTAACACCAGGGTCAAGCTGCTGTGAGATGGATATTTTGTATCTATGCAAGGATATCTTAAAGATTCAGAAGTTTAGGCGACTGGCGTCTTATGCTGGATTCTATTCATTCACCACCCTCGTTACCTATGCTTACACAAGCAATACGTATGCCCCTGCTGAATTGCCCTTCTTTACAGTCCTGCAGTGTCTTGCCACTTCTTATTCTTACCTGCCAACATTCTTCTCTCCTTCCCAACTTATTGCAGGACAAGGGCTGGCATTTCGAGGGCTGATCAGTATTATGCCGCCTACCCTTCTGGTACTGACCTGCTGACTGATACTGCAAAGGTATGAAAACCGAAAAGAGCATTTGTGGTTAATCATGTCAGATTTTTTGTTAAATCTGAGCAGCAAGCAGCAAATGTAACAAAGTTGTTGTTTTGTTTACTAATTTAATCGAGTTGACTTGCTTAAGGGAAGCGGCACCTGATTTATTTTGTCTGTTTGCAGCTTTACAAGGCTGCGTTGGGTAATTGTTTCGAAATAGACGACTGGGGTCCAATAGAATTCTCCATCATGGCAAAGCATTTTGACCGGCAAGGCAAACCACCATATGCTTACCATGCTGTAAGTTTCTTAATACTTGCAGATACAAATTTGAAAACAGTTCTGCTCCTTGTTCTGGGGTTTTCTCCCTGTGTGCTTCGCAAGTCTTACAGCAATTGCTTACCGTGTGTTTTCAGCAATACATGTCACACCTTCTATCCCATGGCCAGCTCGATGGAAGTGGTTAACTGCAGGGATGTGTTCTGTTAGATTCTCTTGAGGCTTCATTGTAGTCCTTCAGTTATTTGTAAGAAAGAGATGGCTCACTGAAATCTTGAATTGTTCTGGCCTGTTACGATGGATGGCAGAGTCAAAATCGTAGATGCTGAGCTGTTGCAATATCAACTTAATAATAGTCAAAACTGTGCGGAATTTCCCCATGAATAATCATGGTTGCACCTAGTTGAAGCAAGCAATGGCGATCTCTTATCCCTCCTTTTTATTATTGCTGAATGTAACTCTTGTGTGTGCCAGCCCACTGGTGCCAGTGTTCATAGCAGAATTAGTTTGTGTTCTCTTGCTCGATCTGCCGTTTCACCAGCAAAGACCAGTGACCTTAATCCTGCACCTGGAGTTGTAGGTGCATGAATGGCAGATGCTGGTTGGCTCCTGAATTAGAGGTTTTCAGTGCCGGTTCAGGAGTTCCCCGAGAGTTTCTGCTCAGGCACTTGTACATTACTATATTCTCTATAACGTTGTCAAGAGTCATTTTATTGTACACAATATTTCCAGTAGACTTTTAAATACCTTCTCAATGCTGGTATGAATCTATGTAGAGCTATACTTTGAAACAACAGTGTGAACTGCGCTAGTTATAAAATCAACAAGGACTGTTTTTGCAAGGGGTGTTGCGCGGCAACCTTTGTCTTGTAAGGAGCCCATAGGCAGGGTTGATGATTGTTCTATGTTCGGCGAGTAGTTCTTGTAAGGAGGAGCCTTCGGTTGTTTGCCTTGCTTTCCAACGGA contains:
- the LOC109767980 gene encoding uncharacterized protein, whose translation is MDILYLCKDILKIQKFRRLASYAGFYSFTTLVTYAYTSNTTRAGISRADQYYAAYPSGTDLLTDTAKLYKAALGNCFEIDDWGPIEFSIMAKHFDRQGKPPYAYHAQYMSHLLSHGQLDGSG